In one Amaranthus tricolor cultivar Red isolate AtriRed21 chromosome 8, ASM2621246v1, whole genome shotgun sequence genomic region, the following are encoded:
- the LOC130820180 gene encoding RING-H2 finger protein ATL73-like, producing MFARKMLLHSPLHDPTPAQPPLGHQFNSATTKIDTSESFDFNNIMTYCFSGFLCLLVFSICIRCMFKCLIWITNQIDEANNLNNKVVVRNGVDKRALNSIPKVKYSEKMKKEIEGFIISTECVICLYEFKEGERVRILPKCNHSFHVKCIDLWLKSHSSCPTCRQSLVDTCQILIGSHCDDHTLSSSSSLSLVSASTSSTSVSASASASASASSRELNGDNIEPLEREDFVRI from the coding sequence atgtttgCTAGAAAAATGTTGTTGCATTCCCCATTGCATGATCCAACACCAGCACAACCACCACTAGGCCACCAGTTCAACTCCGCTACGACGAAAATAGACACATCTGAGTCCtttgattttaataatataatgacTTATTGTTTTtcagggtttttatgcttgttAGTATTCTCTATTTGTATTAGGTGTATGTTTAAGTGCTTAATTTGGATTACTAATCAAATAGATGAGGCTAATAACCTAAATAATAAGGTGGTTGTTAGAAATGGTGTGGATAAAAGGGCATTAAATTCAATTCCAAAAGTGAAATACTCAGAGAAAATGAAGAAGGAGATTGAAGGGTTTATTATAAGTACAGAATGTGTAATATGTTTGTATGAATTCAAAGAAGGAGAAAGAGTGAGGATTTTGCCAAAGTGTAATCATAGTTTTCATGTTAAGTGTATTGATTTGTGGCTTAAGTCTCATTCTTCTTGCCCTACTTGTAGGCAGTCTTTGGTTGACACTTGTCAGATACTCATTGGATCTCATTGTGATGATCAtactttatcatcatcatcatcattatcattagtATCagcatcaacatcatcaacTTCAGTATCAGCATCCGCATCCGCATCAGCATCAGCATCTTCTAGGGAGTTGAATGGTGATAATATTGAGCCACTTGAAAGGGAAGATTTTGTTAGGATTTAA